The sequence below is a genomic window from Nostoc flagelliforme CCNUN1.
TTCTTCAGCAGCTATCTGACGTAGTTCTTTGAAGGCATCAGCTAAAGAAAACTTTTCGCGTTGCTTGCGCCACGTCAAGAATTCCTCAAACATTTCAGCTTCAACAACAACAGCCACCAGTTCATTTCGGTTGTAGATGAGTTGCGGTTCTTTAGTTACAGCAT
It includes:
- a CDS encoding type II toxin-antitoxin system prevent-host-death family antitoxin, yielding MNWRIAEAKQRFSELIHAVTKEPQLIYNRNELVAVVVEAEMFEEFLTWRKQREKFSLADAFKELRQIAAEEDYILEVPCRQDRLNPFADAIDDFSV